A single genomic interval of uncultured Sphaerochaeta sp. harbors:
- a CDS encoding RidA family protein: MMFQLKKTQVSTANAPAAIGPYSQAVVAGPFVFTSGQLPVDPTTNELVGGDAANQAKQVFENLKAVLAEAGTDLSKVVKATVFLKNMDDFGSVNEVYASYFGEGILPARSAVQVAKLPKDVSVEIEMIALA; the protein is encoded by the coding sequence ATGATGTTTCAACTGAAAAAAACACAAGTTTCCACTGCTAATGCTCCTGCAGCCATTGGCCCATACAGTCAGGCTGTTGTAGCAGGTCCCTTCGTCTTCACGAGTGGACAACTTCCTGTCGATCCAACAACCAATGAGTTGGTAGGTGGGGATGCAGCGAATCAGGCAAAGCAAGTATTCGAAAACCTGAAAGCGGTCCTGGCAGAAGCTGGTACCGATCTCTCAAAGGTCGTTAAGGCAACTGTGTTCCTGAAAAACATGGATGACTTTGGATCAGTCAATGAGGTTTATGCATCCTATTTTGGTGAAGGAATCCTTCCAGCTCGTTCAGCGGTACAGGTCGCAAAGCTGCCCAAGGACGTTTCTGTAGAAATTGAAATGATTGCCTTAGCATAA
- a CDS encoding ABC transporter permease — MKFRLEKRDYRSTRMAVLVPVVSLLVSFVLGAIVLLISDANPFQAYAAMIKGAFGSQTKLQYTLVKSIPLLLCGLAVGIAFRLKFWNIGAEGQYVGGVIGITWVMQFWTFLPTALLLPVGMVVGILFGALWGGIPGVLKAQWSVDETLTTLMMNYIIIGFAEYLYFNAWKAPRGNMGTVLYPKEAWLPRIWGRVHGGIFFALILVGILWFVLYKTRWGFELNMIGKNKRAAECQGVSIKKNIILAMLLSGAIAGLAGVIDAAAVTHQLTKGVDAGYGFTGIIIAWMSGLNPFISIVVSVIMAALETGSDALQMTMKLPNAMGAVLQGLILIPLLAGNIFIEYRLLVIKTRKEVTA; from the coding sequence ATGAAATTCCGCTTGGAAAAGCGCGACTACCGATCCACCAGAATGGCGGTACTCGTCCCTGTAGTCAGCCTGCTGGTCTCCTTTGTTCTGGGAGCTATCGTGCTGCTTATCTCTGATGCAAATCCATTTCAAGCATATGCAGCTATGATCAAGGGAGCATTCGGCAGCCAGACAAAGTTGCAATACACACTGGTTAAATCCATCCCCTTGCTCCTCTGCGGTCTTGCCGTGGGAATAGCATTCCGTTTGAAGTTCTGGAATATTGGCGCTGAAGGGCAGTATGTCGGTGGCGTTATCGGTATTACCTGGGTCATGCAGTTCTGGACTTTCCTTCCAACCGCACTGCTTTTACCGGTCGGTATGGTCGTCGGTATCCTGTTCGGCGCCTTGTGGGGAGGTATCCCCGGTGTATTGAAAGCGCAGTGGAGTGTTGATGAGACACTCACCACACTGATGATGAACTATATCATCATCGGTTTTGCAGAATACCTGTATTTCAATGCATGGAAGGCTCCCAGGGGGAATATGGGGACGGTACTCTATCCCAAGGAAGCCTGGCTTCCCAGAATCTGGGGCCGAGTACATGGAGGCATTTTCTTTGCACTGATCCTTGTAGGCATTCTCTGGTTTGTCTTGTATAAGACACGTTGGGGGTTCGAGCTGAATATGATCGGCAAGAACAAACGGGCAGCAGAGTGCCAGGGAGTTTCGATCAAGAAGAATATCATCCTTGCCATGTTGCTCAGTGGAGCAATTGCTGGTTTGGCTGGTGTTATCGATGCAGCAGCAGTAACGCACCAGTTGACCAAGGGAGTGGATGCAGGATACGGATTCACCGGTATTATCATTGCTTGGATGAGTGGTCTCAATCCATTCATATCCATTGTGGTCTCAGTTATCATGGCCGCACTCGAAACGGGTAGTGATGCTTTGCAGATGACCATGAAACTGCCCAATGCAATGGGTGCGGTCCTCCAGGGCCTGATACTTATACCATTGCTGGCAGGCAATATCTTTATCGAATACCGATTGCTCGTCATCAAAACCCGTAAGGAGGTTACCGCATGA
- a CDS encoding inositol monophosphatase family protein — translation MNQEKYIAHHLEVALQAAKSAGSLVLEAGRAKHISVRSKQKNDFVTETDQAAEHHIIKILKEQFPDDAIFGEESGKTGTHEMGRWVIDPIDGTTNFFRSIPNYTISIAWEMEPFKPLVGVVYNPRQEELFWASKGHGAFLNGLPIRVSDIDDVSKALMVCVPPHRRHDLADEYFERMRRIFLATSDFRSLGSCALELSYIAAGRFDGYFERCLGYYDLAAGMIIVQEAGGKLESADPGQPFTDERCDLVASNGLIQDWILHMVHA, via the coding sequence ATGAATCAAGAAAAATATATAGCGCACCACCTTGAAGTAGCCTTGCAGGCAGCCAAATCAGCTGGGTCCTTGGTCCTGGAGGCTGGTAGGGCGAAACATATATCAGTGAGAAGCAAACAAAAGAATGATTTTGTTACCGAGACTGATCAGGCAGCTGAGCATCACATCATCAAGATACTCAAGGAGCAATTCCCTGATGATGCAATTTTTGGGGAAGAGAGCGGAAAGACAGGGACGCATGAGATGGGTCGCTGGGTGATAGATCCCATAGACGGTACAACCAATTTCTTTCGCTCAATCCCCAATTATACGATCAGCATTGCTTGGGAAATGGAACCGTTCAAACCCCTGGTAGGAGTGGTTTATAACCCGAGGCAAGAAGAATTGTTCTGGGCAAGTAAAGGCCATGGTGCTTTTCTGAATGGACTACCGATCAGGGTAAGTGATATCGATGATGTCTCCAAAGCCTTGATGGTCTGCGTGCCCCCACATCGCCGTCATGACCTGGCGGATGAATATTTTGAACGTATGCGGAGAATCTTCTTGGCTACCAGTGATTTCCGTTCCCTTGGTTCCTGTGCTTTGGAGCTTTCCTATATTGCTGCTGGAAGGTTTGATGGATACTTTGAACGATGTCTGGGATACTATGACCTTGCAGCAGGGATGATTATAGTCCAAGAAGCAGGGGGGAAACTGGAGAGTGCAGACCCGGGACAACCGTTTACTGATGAGAGGTGTGATCTTGTAGCCTCAAACGGCTTGATACAAGATTGGATTTTGCATATGGTGCATGCATGA
- the gcvT gene encoding glycine cleavage system aminomethyltransferase GcvT, producing MKHTPLYERYKNYPGVKLIDFGGWELPVQFETGILGEHNAVRERAGLFDVSHMGECNVSGETAASYLDYLCTNSISDMQVGQCRYTLMCYPDGTVVDDLLIYRRSDISFMVVMNASNCEKDLEWIKQGNPKAGDCPMVQDISDATVLLALQGPLATQILSTLLPDCDSLQTFRFRSQCEVGDVMALISRTGYTGEDGYELYCAAEDGPLLWDILLEAGKPFGLICCGLGSRDTLRMEAKLPLYGHEISDTITPLEANLSMFVKLEKSDFCGRDALLAQKEAGIPRTLRGIEMVDKAVPRSGYRVFLEDEDIGYVTSGTKSPTLGIFCAYILIKREVGLKFGDTVDIEIHGQRKKAKLVKTPFYKHGVKNSELQ from the coding sequence ATGAAACACACACCACTGTATGAGCGATACAAGAACTATCCAGGGGTCAAGTTGATCGACTTTGGAGGTTGGGAATTGCCTGTGCAATTTGAGACAGGCATCCTTGGTGAGCATAACGCTGTAAGAGAACGTGCGGGACTGTTTGATGTCTCCCACATGGGTGAGTGCAATGTAAGTGGGGAGACAGCAGCCTCCTACCTTGATTATCTTTGCACCAACTCAATCAGTGATATGCAGGTCGGCCAATGTCGCTATACGCTGATGTGTTATCCTGATGGAACGGTGGTTGATGACTTACTCATCTACCGCCGCTCCGATATCTCTTTCATGGTTGTAATGAACGCATCCAATTGTGAGAAGGACCTGGAATGGATCAAGCAAGGCAATCCTAAAGCAGGGGATTGCCCAATGGTACAGGATATTTCTGATGCAACGGTTCTATTGGCTTTACAGGGGCCCCTTGCTACCCAGATTCTCTCTACCTTGTTGCCTGATTGTGATAGCTTGCAAACCTTCCGCTTCCGCAGTCAGTGTGAAGTAGGGGATGTGATGGCACTTATCAGCCGAACAGGGTACACAGGGGAAGATGGGTATGAGCTGTATTGTGCTGCTGAGGATGGACCCCTGCTCTGGGATATCCTGTTGGAAGCAGGCAAGCCATTTGGCCTTATCTGTTGTGGACTAGGAAGTCGTGACACCTTGCGTATGGAGGCAAAACTGCCGTTGTACGGCCATGAGATCAGCGATACTATTACCCCATTGGAAGCCAATCTTTCCATGTTTGTGAAACTAGAAAAGAGTGATTTCTGTGGAAGGGATGCTTTACTTGCCCAAAAAGAGGCGGGTATTCCCAGAACGCTGAGAGGCATAGAGATGGTGGATAAGGCCGTTCCCCGTAGTGGTTACCGCGTATTTTTGGAAGATGAGGATATCGGATATGTTACCAGTGGGACAAAAAGCCCCACCTTGGGTATCTTTTGTGCCTATATCCTGATTAAACGAGAGGTCGGACTCAAGTTCGGCGATACCGTGGACATTGAAATCCATGGGCAACGCAAAAAGGCAAAGCTGGTGAAGACGCCTTTCTATAAGCATGGAGTGAAAAACAGCGAATTACAATGA
- a CDS encoding ABC transporter permease, with translation MNMLDFITKLLAATLAMGTSLAYATLGEVYTQKTGILNLGMEGIMLMGALAGFTTAFNTGNLYLALMMAMLVGGFFSLIHAFLCITMRANQVPAGLAITMFGTGLANFLGERLGPASNGYNLTGMNIPDKFSNIAIPFLSDIPILGALFDVSLLTYALYALIPFAWFFMYKTKHGMVVRAVGENPRTAASMGISVTKIRYLYTVIGGMLAGLGGACLSLSFTPSWNEGMTGGKGWIVIALVIFSTWNPARVVIGTLVFGGITSLQFSLQAAGLKMVIPSQFLGFSPYLITLVALAAMTIINQKKKGSFASPSALGTSFAIDDK, from the coding sequence ATGAACATGCTTGATTTCATCACGAAACTACTAGCGGCAACATTGGCCATGGGGACCTCCCTTGCGTATGCAACCTTGGGAGAGGTCTATACCCAGAAGACAGGGATACTGAACCTTGGAATGGAAGGCATCATGCTTATGGGAGCTCTTGCAGGATTCACCACAGCATTCAATACCGGGAATTTGTATCTAGCCCTGATGATGGCGATGCTGGTGGGCGGGTTCTTCAGCCTCATCCATGCATTCCTCTGTATTACGATGAGGGCTAATCAGGTTCCAGCAGGTCTTGCCATCACCATGTTCGGTACTGGTCTTGCCAACTTCCTGGGGGAACGTCTTGGCCCTGCATCCAATGGGTACAACCTCACCGGCATGAACATCCCTGACAAGTTCAGCAACATTGCAATCCCCTTCTTGAGTGATATCCCCATCCTGGGAGCCCTCTTTGATGTGAGTTTGCTTACCTACGCACTCTACGCTCTCATTCCATTCGCTTGGTTCTTCATGTACAAGACCAAGCATGGCATGGTTGTCCGTGCTGTAGGAGAAAATCCAAGAACAGCTGCTTCGATGGGAATCTCGGTTACCAAGATCCGCTATCTATACACCGTAATTGGAGGTATGCTTGCTGGTCTTGGTGGTGCTTGTCTCTCTTTGAGTTTCACTCCCAGCTGGAATGAAGGTATGACTGGAGGCAAAGGCTGGATCGTAATCGCCTTGGTTATCTTCTCCACCTGGAATCCTGCGCGTGTAGTAATCGGAACACTGGTCTTTGGTGGTATCACCAGTTTGCAGTTCAGCCTACAGGCTGCTGGACTGAAGATGGTCATCCCAAGCCAGTTCCTTGGATTCTCGCCGTATCTGATTACACTTGTTGCATTGGCCGCCATGACTATCATCAATCAGAAGAAAAAAGGCTCATTTGCCTCTCCTTCTGCATTGGGAACATCGTTTGCCATAGACGACAAATAA
- a CDS encoding ABC transporter ATP-binding protein, with product MSEITTDETPVVRMVNITKHFPGVLANDQVDLTLHRGEVLALLGENGAGKSTLMNMLVGLYQADSGEIYVKGELADINSPQDSMALGIGMIHQEFMLVGNMSVAENIVLGMKDLPFVPPMAEIREKITELSKRYGLQVYPDKIIQDLSVGEQQRVEILKLLYRGADILILDEPTAVLTPGEARDLNEILKKMLAEGKSAIFITHKMDEVMEFSHTVQVLRRGKSVSVCPTKSIKRVQDLANMMVGRDVLFSLERGPYNPGEVKVEVKDLLALPVGGGKPVLDNISFSIRGGEIFGIAGVAGNGQQQLTEAITGLLKVNGGTIHLNGKDMTNKTPLQIIKTGVSHIPADRGRMGVVGDMSVGDNLSMKKYRTVELSAHNIIKRGLVRKFADRLIELFTIKTPNQDTSVKFLSGGNIQKTILAREIDSCGGILVAVYPSRGLDVGATEAVRQNLIKQRDKGCAVLLVSEELEELLMVADKIAVMFEGRIMDIVEAKDAKTEELGMLMAGVERRDI from the coding sequence ATGAGTGAAATAACCACCGACGAAACACCCGTCGTGCGAATGGTCAATATAACCAAACACTTCCCTGGAGTACTGGCTAACGACCAAGTTGACCTGACCTTGCACCGCGGAGAGGTTCTCGCATTACTTGGTGAGAACGGCGCCGGCAAGAGTACCCTGATGAATATGTTGGTCGGACTGTACCAGGCCGATAGTGGGGAAATTTATGTAAAGGGAGAGCTGGCAGACATCAACTCTCCGCAGGACTCGATGGCCCTAGGGATTGGCATGATCCATCAGGAATTCATGCTGGTAGGGAACATGAGTGTAGCAGAGAACATTGTCCTGGGCATGAAGGACCTTCCTTTTGTACCGCCCATGGCTGAAATACGCGAAAAGATAACGGAGCTGAGCAAGCGCTATGGCTTGCAGGTCTATCCGGATAAGATAATTCAGGATCTTTCAGTTGGGGAACAACAGCGTGTAGAAATATTGAAGTTGCTCTACCGAGGGGCTGACATTCTTATTCTTGATGAACCTACAGCAGTGCTTACTCCTGGGGAAGCAAGAGATTTGAATGAGATCCTGAAGAAGATGCTTGCAGAAGGCAAGAGCGCTATCTTCATTACCCACAAGATGGATGAGGTAATGGAGTTCAGCCATACCGTCCAAGTACTGAGACGGGGAAAAAGTGTTTCAGTCTGTCCTACCAAATCGATTAAACGGGTACAGGACCTGGCCAATATGATGGTAGGTCGTGATGTGCTCTTTTCCTTGGAACGTGGCCCGTACAACCCAGGGGAAGTCAAGGTCGAAGTGAAGGACCTCCTTGCTCTGCCTGTAGGGGGAGGAAAACCGGTTCTGGACAATATCTCCTTCTCAATTCGTGGTGGGGAAATCTTTGGTATCGCTGGTGTTGCAGGTAATGGCCAGCAACAGTTGACTGAGGCCATCACAGGGCTTCTGAAAGTCAACGGTGGAACCATTCACCTCAACGGAAAGGACATGACGAATAAGACTCCATTGCAGATCATCAAGACTGGAGTAAGTCATATCCCAGCCGACCGCGGAAGAATGGGTGTGGTTGGAGACATGAGTGTCGGAGACAATCTCTCGATGAAGAAATACCGTACGGTTGAACTCTCCGCACACAATATCATCAAGCGGGGCTTGGTCCGGAAGTTTGCAGACCGCCTCATTGAATTATTCACTATCAAGACCCCCAACCAGGATACTTCGGTGAAATTCCTGAGTGGAGGGAATATCCAAAAAACGATTCTGGCACGAGAGATAGACTCCTGTGGAGGTATCCTTGTTGCCGTCTACCCTTCCAGGGGACTTGATGTCGGTGCAACAGAAGCAGTACGCCAAAACCTGATCAAGCAGAGGGACAAAGGGTGTGCAGTCCTGCTGGTCAGTGAGGAACTGGAAGAACTGTTGATGGTTGCAGACAAAATCGCAGTTATGTTTGAAGGAAGAATTATGGACATCGTAGAGGCAAAGGATGCAAAAACCGAGGAACTTGGCATGTTGATGGCAGGTGTTGAAAGGAGGGATATATGA
- the ybaK gene encoding Cys-tRNA(Pro) deacylase, translated as MKKTNAMRILEAQAIPYEVVAYTWDEEHLDAVHASKVAGLEPSQVFKTIVLEDSEKQIFVFCLPADFSVSLKKVKALTGSKDIELLKLDRLQPVTGYIRGGCSPLGMKRQFPTFIEEVAQIEPYIYVSAGMRGLQLKIKPEDLLSATQGHFADFT; from the coding sequence ATGAAAAAGACTAACGCGATGCGAATCCTGGAGGCACAAGCCATTCCCTATGAGGTAGTGGCATACACGTGGGATGAAGAGCACCTGGATGCAGTGCATGCGAGTAAGGTTGCAGGTTTGGAACCTTCACAGGTTTTCAAGACTATCGTACTGGAAGATAGTGAGAAACAGATATTTGTATTCTGCCTTCCTGCAGATTTCTCTGTCAGCCTGAAGAAGGTGAAAGCCTTGACGGGTAGCAAGGATATAGAGTTGTTGAAGCTTGACCGGTTACAGCCTGTAACCGGGTATATACGTGGAGGTTGCAGCCCCTTGGGAATGAAAAGGCAATTCCCCACCTTCATCGAGGAAGTCGCCCAGATAGAACCGTATATCTATGTGAGTGCAGGAATGCGTGGCCTGCAGCTGAAAATCAAACCGGAAGACCTATTATCAGCAACACAAGGACATTTTGCAGACTTTACTTAG
- a CDS encoding HAD hydrolase-like protein, with protein MNFKLAIFDLDGTLMNTSPGIFASANAAIEKLGLPPEHDVNQLSKFIGPPITQCFVKVYNLDPSLIDEAISLYRVEYDTHGRFNAHPYTGIPQLLSTLKKRGYLLAVGTLKYELLAKQMMEHFNLDGYFDSIRGADLDSTLSKADIVNKVLDDLSIEANDAVLIGDTYHDQKGATEAKVPFIAVDWGFGFPKGHMKDETTLAVARSPEELLDLL; from the coding sequence ATGAACTTCAAACTTGCAATTTTTGACCTTGACGGAACACTCATGAATACCTCTCCAGGGATATTCGCTTCGGCTAATGCCGCGATAGAAAAGCTGGGCTTACCTCCAGAGCATGATGTGAACCAGCTGAGTAAATTCATAGGGCCTCCCATCACGCAATGTTTTGTGAAAGTATACAATCTTGACCCCTCCCTGATAGATGAAGCAATCTCTCTCTACCGGGTTGAATACGACACTCATGGACGCTTCAATGCCCATCCATATACAGGTATCCCGCAACTATTATCCACCTTGAAAAAACGAGGGTATCTGCTTGCAGTGGGAACCTTGAAGTATGAACTTTTAGCGAAACAGATGATGGAACATTTCAATCTCGACGGGTATTTCGATTCAATCAGAGGCGCTGATTTGGATTCAACACTCTCAAAGGCAGATATCGTAAACAAGGTGCTCGATGACCTTTCGATTGAAGCAAACGATGCAGTACTTATCGGCGATACGTATCATGACCAGAAAGGTGCCACTGAAGCAAAGGTTCCCTTTATTGCCGTAGACTGGGGCTTTGGTTTTCCCAAAGGGCATATGAAGGACGAGACAACGCTTGCCGTTGCCCGAAGCCCGGAAGAGTTGCTCGATTTGCTATAA
- a CDS encoding zinc ribbon domain-containing protein gives MAYCVRCGVKLSSGAKTCPLCGTEVQLPPGMEESSSEPLFAKKLPPEGTRGITKARKGLVELIVALFVVSEITVGLSLFFSGALAYAFIPLFCIAMAAISLVSIVLTKPHYINHASWQSLNAAILLLGLDGYDLTWAWSLVAAGGIAMFWMYGVFPWTRWAKKHAKGSVALSVLTTLFYVALINVVVSGSFTWFLPVAIPTLLALLVGSSLFLFWFANRKGNRIPIADIVLGSMVVLFISSAVFDGALTRYQTGAVYLRWASSLLVSAIVILVFMVAVSLSLRLRRYFTSHNRHD, from the coding sequence ATGGCATATTGCGTACGATGTGGAGTCAAACTATCTAGCGGGGCAAAGACTTGCCCATTATGTGGGACAGAGGTCCAGCTTCCCCCAGGAATGGAGGAATCCTCCAGTGAACCCCTCTTTGCAAAGAAATTACCCCCAGAGGGAACTCGTGGTATTACCAAGGCAAGAAAAGGCTTGGTTGAATTAATCGTGGCCTTGTTTGTGGTCAGCGAGATTACCGTTGGGCTCTCCCTCTTCTTTTCTGGAGCATTGGCATATGCCTTCATTCCCCTGTTCTGTATAGCCATGGCTGCCATAAGCCTTGTTTCCATCGTTCTGACAAAACCCCATTATATCAATCATGCAAGTTGGCAAAGCCTGAATGCTGCAATCTTGCTTCTTGGGCTTGATGGGTATGATCTTACGTGGGCTTGGTCACTTGTTGCAGCCGGTGGTATTGCAATGTTCTGGATGTATGGGGTGTTTCCTTGGACCAGATGGGCAAAGAAGCATGCGAAGGGAAGTGTAGCACTGAGTGTGTTGACCACTCTCTTCTATGTAGCGCTTATTAACGTGGTTGTCTCTGGTTCCTTTACTTGGTTCCTTCCAGTAGCCATTCCAACACTCCTCGCCCTTTTGGTTGGATCCTCTCTGTTCCTCTTCTGGTTTGCCAATAGAAAGGGAAACAGGATTCCCATTGCAGATATTGTGCTTGGGTCAATGGTAGTTCTATTCATTTCCAGTGCAGTCTTTGATGGTGCTCTAACCCGCTACCAAACAGGTGCTGTCTATCTTCGTTGGGCAAGCAGTCTTTTGGTATCGGCAATCGTTATCCTGGTGTTCATGGTTGCCGTCTCTCTTTCCCTGCGCCTCAGAAGATATTTCACCAGTCATAATAGGCATGACTAA